One window from the genome of SAR324 cluster bacterium encodes:
- a CDS encoding N-acetylmuramoyl-L-alanine amidase encodes MRFINLIICFLAIFIGITGWSNTAEAGKRQTVATKEFVYRQDYKIQVGFDGRNIITRLMPQNGEGTYSFAVRTLKDPGNNFKNIKKYNNNRPLYKNRYVRIPFEILNDNLQSLALKALFPNDTSEAEGWAHRVTYRGETLSLIAMTFMRDGFGSSQLATFNHLRKGGRYLKKGDTVVIPWKWMREGLELRPMKVQPPLTAKADSTGKTWAYYQMKRGDAIYSSVIVRFTGRMLADDVSKMAGDLLKLNQISDPKRITPGTEIKIPLEWLSEEFLVQDTPRPSPTPGKSLARKARQVAKTRPVVEQQEQIHVILDAGHGGKDPGATFKHPTQRGHVFEDEVVFDISLRMLPLLTKSGYVVHPTRYDINNKQPVENLLSRKDEDEVLMVHPNYQISDTRAGINMRVYLINYQYKQLVKAGVKPENILLMSLHGDALHASLRGAMVYYPDARLRRSSFQLGGRIYRNIQEFQRVLQFDDDDNREAASVSSAFGKTVIDSFKKSGLAVHPSSPVRGYHYRGGKRTLPAILRYSKIPTSVLVEIANLGNMRDRTDVLKAEIRQKMAESLVSSIDTHYSTSKTITIAKN; translated from the coding sequence ATGCGATTTATCAATCTGATTATTTGTTTTCTGGCGATCTTTATCGGAATTACCGGTTGGAGCAACACTGCGGAAGCCGGAAAACGGCAGACTGTCGCAACCAAAGAGTTTGTTTACAGGCAGGACTATAAGATACAGGTAGGCTTTGATGGCAGGAACATCATCACCCGCCTGATGCCTCAGAATGGTGAAGGTACCTACAGTTTTGCCGTGCGAACGTTGAAAGATCCCGGCAATAATTTTAAAAATATTAAAAAATACAACAACAACCGTCCCCTCTATAAAAACCGTTATGTCCGCATTCCTTTTGAAATACTGAATGATAATCTGCAAAGTCTGGCACTCAAGGCGTTGTTTCCAAATGACACCAGTGAAGCTGAAGGTTGGGCGCATCGTGTCACTTACAGGGGTGAAACATTGAGTTTGATTGCGATGACTTTCATGCGTGACGGCTTCGGCTCATCCCAACTGGCAACGTTCAATCACCTGAGAAAAGGTGGCAGGTATCTCAAAAAAGGAGATACGGTGGTGATTCCCTGGAAGTGGATGCGTGAAGGGCTTGAATTGCGCCCCATGAAAGTGCAACCTCCCTTGACGGCAAAAGCGGATTCAACGGGCAAGACCTGGGCGTATTATCAGATGAAACGGGGCGACGCGATTTATTCCTCGGTCATTGTGCGGTTCACCGGACGAATGCTGGCGGACGATGTCAGTAAAATGGCCGGGGATCTGTTGAAACTGAATCAAATCTCTGACCCCAAACGTATTACTCCGGGAACAGAAATCAAAATCCCACTGGAGTGGTTGAGCGAGGAATTTTTAGTACAAGACACGCCACGCCCATCACCAACCCCTGGGAAATCTTTAGCCAGAAAAGCACGTCAAGTGGCGAAAACCAGGCCAGTGGTTGAACAGCAGGAACAAATTCATGTCATTCTGGACGCAGGGCACGGTGGCAAAGATCCCGGTGCCACTTTCAAACATCCAACGCAACGGGGTCATGTTTTTGAAGATGAAGTGGTGTTTGATATCAGCCTGCGAATGCTTCCCCTGCTGACCAAAAGCGGTTATGTGGTTCATCCCACACGCTATGACATCAATAATAAACAGCCTGTTGAAAACTTATTGAGCAGAAAAGACGAAGATGAAGTCCTGATGGTTCACCCCAATTACCAAATAAGCGATACCAGAGCAGGTATCAACATGCGGGTCTATCTGATCAACTATCAATACAAGCAACTGGTCAAAGCTGGTGTGAAACCTGAAAATATACTGCTCATGAGCCTTCATGGAGATGCGTTGCACGCGTCTTTACGGGGTGCGATGGTTTATTATCCTGATGCGCGTTTGCGGCGTTCCAGTTTCCAGCTTGGCGGCAGAATTTACCGGAATATTCAGGAGTTTCAACGGGTCCTCCAATTTGATGACGACGACAATCGTGAAGCCGCCAGTGTCAGTTCGGCCTTTGGAAAAACCGTGATTGATTCCTTCAAAAAATCAGGACTTGCGGTCCATCCCTCTTCTCCTGTAAGAGGTTATCATTACCGTGGCGGAAAACGCACGTTACCGGCCATTCTGCGCTATAGCAAAATTCCCACCTCTGTGCTGGTGGAAATCGCCAATCTTGGCAATATGAGAGACCGAACCGATGTGTTGAAAGCAGAAATCAGACAAAAAATGGCGGAGTCCCTGGTGTCATCGATTGACACGCATTACAGCACCAGCAAAACTATCACGATCGCGAAAAATTGA
- a CDS encoding AAA family ATPase — protein MQVRQLVITKLFGTLDYSLALNHKDHITILHGPNGFGKTTILRILHYFFNHQEIALAKIPFQECEILLEDQSRIMLHKDQVMSANSALTISYQNQQYRLEPVSKNQDLMGVLHDIERSVPSLKRTGNNSWQYLPTQEIWSLEDVIDTFGQSIPSLKYYLEEMRPEWLKQLQDRCDIRLIDAQRLFLRHTLSEPSSLVSSMMDSVNFYSRELVRLIQAELARYAALAQSLDISYPSRLLSGKTDILDEAQLKKKFQDLEKNRIRLLQTGLLSMDEQTEFEMPSRLEKHLRLAFSLYVEDTWNKLSLLSELANRIELFTAIVNKLFSHKRLKIDKQRGFLFQSTQGHILSPDVLSSGEKHEMVLLYELLFKTPKGSLILIDEPELSLHVLWQEEFLQQLQKIIKINECDVLVATHSPEIINDRWDLTIALEGDNA, from the coding sequence ATGCAAGTCAGACAACTGGTTATTACAAAATTGTTCGGGACACTGGATTATAGTCTGGCCCTCAACCACAAAGACCACATCACCATCCTGCACGGTCCCAACGGGTTTGGAAAAACAACCATTCTGAGGATCCTGCATTATTTTTTCAATCATCAGGAAATTGCTCTGGCAAAAATTCCCTTTCAGGAATGTGAGATTCTGCTGGAAGACCAAAGCAGGATTATGTTGCACAAGGATCAGGTGATGTCAGCGAATTCCGCACTCACGATCAGCTATCAGAATCAGCAATATCGACTGGAGCCTGTTTCCAAAAATCAGGATTTGATGGGCGTTCTCCATGACATAGAGCGCAGTGTTCCCTCGCTCAAACGAACAGGGAATAACTCGTGGCAATATCTGCCAACACAGGAAATCTGGTCGCTGGAAGATGTCATTGACACCTTTGGGCAATCCATTCCTTCGCTGAAATACTACCTTGAGGAAATGCGACCTGAATGGCTGAAGCAGTTGCAGGACCGTTGTGATATCCGGTTAATTGATGCTCAGCGTCTGTTTCTGCGGCACACGCTGTCCGAACCTTCCAGCCTGGTTTCTTCCATGATGGATTCAGTCAACTTCTATTCACGGGAACTGGTACGCTTGATCCAGGCAGAACTGGCCCGTTATGCGGCCCTGGCCCAATCTTTGGATATCAGTTATCCGTCAAGACTGCTGTCAGGCAAAACAGATATTCTGGATGAGGCTCAACTCAAAAAAAAGTTTCAGGATCTTGAGAAAAACCGGATTCGACTGCTTCAAACCGGATTGCTGAGCATGGATGAACAAACCGAATTTGAAATGCCGTCCCGTCTGGAAAAACACCTGCGTCTGGCTTTTTCTCTCTATGTTGAAGATACCTGGAACAAACTGAGTCTGCTGTCTGAACTGGCCAACCGGATTGAATTATTCACCGCCATTGTCAACAAACTTTTCAGTCATAAACGACTGAAAATTGATAAACAGCGAGGCTTCCTGTTTCAGTCCACACAAGGGCATATTCTGTCACCTGATGTTTTGTCTTCCGGTGAAAAACATGAAATGGTGCTGCTGTATGAATTGTTGTTCAAAACCCCCAAAGGGTCCCTGATTCTCATTGATGAACCCGAATTGTCGCTCCATGTTCTGTGGCAGGAAGAATTTTTACAGCAATTGCAGAAAATTATAAAAATCAATGAATGCGATGTGCTGGTTGCGACCCATTCGCCTGAAATCATCAATGACCGCTGGGATCTGACCATCGCGCTTGAAGGAGACAACGCATGA
- a CDS encoding MBL fold metallo-hydrolase, with protein sequence MKKFLPSFKTLSFFILGVITGAAIHNNQDLLKDYVARGVMWWSMPDFRWTMVNVNHTTLQGDAHLIQIRDGQTILIDAGYEQPAKEKLMPWLKQNYVKQIDRVFISHPHRDHYEGLFQIVKSGIRVKEVYFHVPDRALCDAESPRCVYQSVLDMKALLENRKIPLLEVENGQELDLGGGALMRVLNVSDAIHTPIGPTNKINDMSMVLQLEFAGHKILFTGDLGEKMGQYVAETSDQLKSEILKVPHHGGRSLVPNVFFDKVSPEYSLVPAPAWLWCDERADQARNWHKNHHIPVYVNGFHGHIQVIIHHARLSFNTEIPPSPMCE encoded by the coding sequence ATGAAAAAATTTTTACCCTCATTCAAGACCCTGTCATTCTTTATTCTCGGGGTTATCACAGGAGCGGCAATACATAACAATCAGGATTTGTTGAAGGACTATGTGGCTCGAGGAGTTATGTGGTGGTCTATGCCGGATTTCCGCTGGACAATGGTCAATGTCAACCATACGACGCTACAGGGGGATGCTCACCTGATTCAGATCCGTGATGGTCAAACAATTCTCATTGATGCCGGATACGAGCAACCTGCCAAAGAAAAACTGATGCCCTGGCTCAAACAAAATTATGTAAAACAGATTGATCGTGTATTCATTTCTCATCCGCACCGGGATCACTATGAAGGTTTGTTTCAGATTGTGAAATCCGGAATACGCGTCAAGGAAGTGTATTTTCATGTTCCAGACCGTGCTTTGTGTGACGCTGAAAGCCCCCGTTGTGTTTACCAGAGTGTTCTTGACATGAAAGCTCTGCTGGAAAACCGGAAGATTCCGCTCCTTGAGGTTGAAAACGGACAGGAACTCGATCTTGGCGGAGGGGCGCTGATGCGTGTTTTGAATGTTTCTGACGCGATCCACACTCCAATAGGACCCACCAATAAAATCAATGACATGTCGATGGTTCTGCAACTGGAATTTGCAGGACACAAGATTCTGTTCACCGGCGATCTTGGTGAAAAAATGGGACAATACGTCGCGGAAACTTCGGATCAATTGAAATCAGAAATTCTCAAGGTTCCGCATCATGGCGGCCGATCTTTGGTGCCCAATGTGTTTTTTGATAAAGTCAGTCCGGAATATTCTCTGGTTCCGGCACCTGCGTGGCTGTGGTGTGATGAACGTGCCGACCAAGCCCGCAACTGGCATAAAAATCACCATATCCCGGTCTACGTCAATGGGTTTCATGGGCATATTCAGGTTATTATCCATCATGCGCGCCTGAGCTTTAACACAGAAATACCACCATCACCGATGTGCGAATAA
- a CDS encoding DUF4435 domain-containing protein, with amino-acid sequence MMERSPHALVNSIRMKRVRHKGVFIVVEGDSDARFYKMFVNNEHCRVVPAFSKESVLKMVTTLEQDLDGIVGIVDADFWRVDHIVSPSPNVIMTDCHDLESMILSSSALAKVLAEYGDDDRIEQFERRVKKSILDTLIDAGYILGGCRWFSLNQHLNIRFSHLNFEHFVEPQTLKINRDQLLKSLRLNSSVGAPVGAIRKYLNHLKVELENAWQMSCGHDLVSVLLMGLKFTFGSQNADKLGRASLESDLRLAYSEENFRKTAVYQSLKNWEQEHKPFTVFE; translated from the coding sequence ATGATGGAACGCTCGCCCCATGCTCTGGTAAACTCGATTCGGATGAAACGTGTCCGGCACAAGGGCGTGTTTATCGTGGTGGAAGGTGATTCGGATGCCCGATTTTATAAAATGTTTGTCAACAATGAGCATTGCAGGGTTGTTCCAGCGTTCAGCAAGGAATCTGTCCTCAAAATGGTCACGACCCTGGAACAAGATCTGGACGGAATTGTGGGTATTGTGGATGCGGATTTCTGGCGTGTGGATCACATTGTGTCCCCTTCGCCCAATGTGATAATGACCGATTGCCATGATCTGGAAAGCATGATTTTATCCTCTTCAGCACTGGCCAAAGTGCTGGCGGAATATGGGGATGATGACAGAATCGAACAATTTGAACGACGTGTGAAAAAATCAATACTGGACACCTTGATTGACGCTGGCTATATTCTGGGGGGTTGCCGCTGGTTTTCTCTCAATCAACATCTGAACATCCGGTTCAGTCATTTGAATTTTGAACACTTTGTTGAGCCGCAAACCCTGAAAATCAACAGGGATCAGTTGCTGAAATCACTCCGTCTTAATTCTTCTGTGGGTGCGCCTGTCGGGGCTATCCGAAAATATCTGAACCATTTAAAGGTTGAGTTGGAAAACGCCTGGCAGATGTCATGCGGACATGATCTGGTTTCCGTGTTGTTGATGGGACTGAAATTCACATTTGGATCTCAAAATGCTGACAAACTGGGCCGTGCCTCGCTGGAAAGTGATCTGCGTCTGGCCTATTCTGAAGAAAATTTCAGGAAAACCGCTGTTTATCAGTCCTTGAAAAACTGGGAACAGGAACATAAACCATTCACTGTTTTTGAATAA